Proteins encoded in a region of the Agromyces protaetiae genome:
- a CDS encoding DUF485 domain-containing protein, which yields MTDADARDGGPDAPDGEPDASPAGGTPLGGEPTGAHDADTPAAPAPAPAPPARVRVTAPRPIASHEPTVASDAVTLGRAGMPESAYVAGAASAARSRTAARGPGATDATDVPGVYVRSLIRSQLRLALVCAGGFVIATALFVLAIVWAPALDDTFVAGVPVSWLLLAIGVYPLALTIAALYVRAAARNETRYRSLADDS from the coding sequence GTGACGGACGCGGATGCGCGCGATGGCGGGCCGGATGCGCCTGACGGCGAACCGGATGCCTCGCCGGCCGGTGGCACCCCACTCGGCGGCGAGCCGACCGGGGCGCATGACGCGGATACCCCTGCTGCACCTGCACCTGCACCCGCGCCGCCCGCCCGCGTCCGGGTCACCGCGCCACGACCGATCGCCTCGCACGAACCGACCGTCGCAAGCGATGCCGTCACGCTCGGCCGGGCCGGCATGCCGGAATCGGCATATGTGGCCGGCGCGGCATCCGCCGCCCGCTCGCGGACCGCGGCCCGCGGACCCGGCGCGACCGATGCGACCGACGTCCCGGGCGTGTACGTACGCTCGCTGATCCGCTCGCAGCTGCGGCTCGCGCTCGTGTGCGCGGGCGGGTTCGTCATCGCGACGGCCCTGTTCGTGCTCGCGATCGTCTGGGCGCCCGCACTCGACGACACCTTCGTCGCGGGCGTCCCGGTGTCATGGCTGTTGCTCGCGATCGGCGTCTATCCCCTCGCGCTCACGATCGCGGCGCTGTACGTGCGCGCGGCGGCCCGCAACGAGACCCGGTACCGATCGCTCGCGGACGACTCGTGA
- a CDS encoding sensor histidine kinase — MPESMLLAAAGGVVAGALAVGLVVLLRRIVLASRELGTDEERATYRTLHLASRAAAHLRNGLGEPDAARAVRHLRTLLGSEGVALVDRAGGVALDGDDAMRSAAAELAAQVTASGRPQIRRGIRSGRRESDAAAAPVRVGGRAVGAVVAFEPTVRAGLVRATGEVADWVAAQVELGELDASRAALAEAEVRALRAQISPHFIYNSLNAIASFINTDPATARELVLEFADFTRYSFRRHGDFTTVAEELRSIDSYLRLERARFGERLTVTLQIAPEVLSTVVPFLSIQPLVENAVRHGLESKEGGGRISITAVDSGAYAELSVEDDGVGIDPAALERALAGGAAGEHVGLRNVDARLRQVYGDEHGLVVETNVGAGTLVRMRVPKSQPRHAPDGRIER, encoded by the coding sequence ATGCCCGAGTCGATGCTGCTCGCCGCCGCAGGCGGTGTCGTGGCCGGTGCACTCGCCGTGGGCCTGGTCGTCCTGCTCCGGCGCATCGTGCTGGCCTCGCGCGAGCTCGGCACCGACGAAGAGCGCGCGACGTACCGGACCCTGCATCTCGCGTCGCGCGCCGCGGCGCACCTGCGGAACGGGCTCGGAGAGCCCGACGCGGCACGAGCCGTACGTCACCTCCGCACCCTGCTGGGGAGCGAGGGGGTCGCGCTCGTCGATCGCGCCGGCGGCGTCGCGCTCGACGGCGACGACGCGATGCGCTCGGCGGCCGCCGAGCTCGCCGCCCAGGTCACCGCGAGCGGACGGCCGCAGATCCGGCGAGGCATCCGCTCGGGTCGTCGCGAATCGGATGCCGCGGCCGCACCCGTCCGCGTCGGCGGCCGCGCCGTGGGCGCGGTGGTCGCGTTCGAGCCGACCGTCCGGGCCGGGCTCGTGCGCGCCACCGGCGAGGTCGCGGACTGGGTCGCGGCGCAGGTCGAGCTCGGTGAGCTCGACGCGTCGCGCGCCGCGCTCGCAGAGGCCGAGGTGCGCGCCCTCCGCGCCCAGATCAGCCCGCACTTCATCTACAACTCGCTGAACGCGATCGCGTCGTTCATCAACACCGACCCGGCGACCGCGCGCGAGCTCGTGCTCGAGTTCGCCGACTTCACGCGGTACTCGTTCCGGCGTCACGGCGACTTCACGACCGTCGCCGAAGAGCTGCGCTCGATCGACAGCTATCTGCGGCTCGAGCGCGCCAGGTTCGGCGAACGCCTGACCGTGACCCTGCAGATCGCCCCAGAGGTGCTCTCGACGGTCGTGCCCTTCCTCTCGATCCAGCCGCTCGTCGAGAACGCCGTACGGCACGGGCTCGAGTCGAAGGAGGGCGGCGGGCGCATCTCGATCACGGCCGTCGACTCCGGGGCGTATGCCGAGCTCAGCGTCGAGGACGACGGCGTCGGCATCGATCCGGCCGCGCTCGAACGCGCGCTCGCGGGCGGTGCGGCCGGCGAGCACGTCGGCCTGCGCAACGTGGACGCCCGGCTCAGGCAGGTCTACGGCGACGAGCACGGCCTCGTCGTCGAGACGAACGTCGGCGCGGGCACGCTCGTGCGCATGCGGGTGCCGAAATCGCAGCCGCGCCACGCCCCCGATGGAAGGATCGAACGGTGA
- the lpdA gene encoding dihydrolipoyl dehydrogenase has product MSHFDVIVLGAGPGGYVAAIRAAQLGQKVAVIEEKYWGGVCLNVGCIPSKALLRNAELSHIFHDQAATFGISGDVHFDFGAAFDRSRQVSEKHVKGVHFLMKKNGITELDGRGTFRDANTIDVAKADGTTETVTFANAIIATGSRVRLLPGVQLSDNVVTYETQILTRDLPKSIAIVGAGAIGMEFAYVLRNYGVEVTVIEFLDRALPNEDVEVSKEITRQYRNLGIPILASTKVETVTDNGSSVTVTYTGSDGTPGSLEVDRVLMAVGFAPNVEDFGLEQAGVQLTERGAIGIDERMRTNVPHIYAIGDVTAKLMLAHVAEAQGVVAAETIGDAETMELGDYRMMPRATFCSPQIASFGLTEQQARDEGYDVVVAKFPFTANGKANGLGDPVGFVKLVADANHLELLGGHLIGPDASELLPELTLAQKWDLGALELARNVHTHPTLSEALQEAFHGLTGHMINM; this is encoded by the coding sequence ATGAGCCACTTCGACGTCATCGTTCTCGGCGCGGGCCCCGGCGGCTACGTCGCCGCCATCCGCGCCGCGCAGCTCGGCCAGAAGGTCGCGGTCATCGAGGAGAAGTACTGGGGCGGGGTCTGTCTCAATGTGGGCTGCATCCCCTCGAAGGCACTGCTGCGCAACGCCGAGCTGTCGCACATCTTCCACGACCAGGCCGCGACCTTCGGCATCTCGGGCGACGTGCACTTCGACTTCGGGGCGGCGTTCGACCGCAGCCGGCAGGTCTCCGAGAAGCACGTCAAGGGCGTGCACTTCCTGATGAAGAAGAACGGCATCACCGAGCTCGACGGGCGCGGTACGTTCCGCGACGCGAACACGATCGACGTCGCGAAGGCCGACGGCACGACCGAGACCGTGACGTTCGCCAACGCGATCATCGCGACCGGTTCGAGGGTGCGCCTGCTGCCCGGCGTGCAGCTCTCGGACAACGTCGTGACGTACGAGACGCAGATCCTGACGCGCGACCTGCCGAAGTCGATCGCGATCGTCGGCGCCGGCGCCATCGGCATGGAGTTCGCGTATGTGCTGCGCAACTACGGCGTCGAGGTCACAGTCATCGAGTTCCTCGACCGGGCGCTCCCGAACGAGGACGTCGAGGTGTCGAAGGAGATCACGCGGCAGTACCGCAACCTCGGCATCCCGATCCTCGCGTCGACCAAGGTCGAGACGGTGACCGACAACGGGTCGTCGGTGACGGTCACGTACACCGGATCCGACGGCACGCCCGGCTCGCTCGAGGTCGACCGCGTGCTCATGGCCGTGGGCTTCGCGCCCAACGTCGAGGACTTCGGGCTCGAGCAGGCCGGTGTGCAGCTCACCGAGCGCGGCGCGATCGGCATCGACGAACGCATGCGCACGAACGTGCCGCACATCTACGCCATCGGCGACGTGACCGCGAAGCTCATGCTCGCGCACGTGGCCGAGGCGCAGGGCGTCGTCGCCGCCGAGACCATCGGCGACGCCGAGACCATGGAACTCGGCGACTACCGCATGATGCCGCGCGCGACCTTCTGCTCGCCGCAGATCGCCAGCTTCGGGCTCACCGAGCAGCAGGCGCGCGACGAGGGCTACGACGTGGTCGTCGCGAAGTTCCCGTTCACCGCGAACGGCAAGGCCAACGGCCTCGGCGACCCGGTGGGCTTCGTCAAGTTGGTCGCCGACGCGAACCACCTCGAGCTGCTGGGCGGTCACCTCATCGGTCCGGATGCCTCTGAGCTGCTGCCCGAACTCACGCTCGCGCAGAAGTGGGACCTCGGCGCCCTCGAGCTCGCCCGCAACGTGCACACCCACCCGACGCTGTCGGAGGCGCTGCAAGAGGCCTTCCACGGCCTCACCGGCCACATGATCAACATGTGA
- a CDS encoding DUF485 domain-containing protein, translated as MGNDALSAGRATLEHVDYRAVQESPEFQQLRRRHRRFVFPVLGACLVWYLAYVLLAVYAHDLMSTRVWGSVNLAMVLGLAQVITTFAVTTWYVSFANRRLDPLAGQIRDEILADDFDTRAHPEAKDGGR; from the coding sequence ATGGGCAACGACGCCCTGAGTGCGGGACGTGCCACCCTCGAGCATGTCGACTACCGCGCCGTGCAAGAGTCCCCGGAGTTCCAGCAGCTACGGCGCAGGCACCGCCGCTTCGTCTTCCCCGTGCTGGGCGCGTGCCTCGTCTGGTACCTCGCGTACGTGCTGCTCGCGGTGTACGCGCACGACCTGATGTCGACGCGTGTCTGGGGGAGCGTCAACCTCGCCATGGTGCTCGGGCTCGCCCAGGTGATCACCACGTTCGCGGTGACGACCTGGTACGTGAGCTTCGCGAACCGGCGGCTCGACCCGCTGGCCGGGCAGATCCGGGACGAGATCCTCGCGGACGACTTCGACACGCGGGCGCACCCCGAGGCGAAGGACGGTGGGCGCTGA
- a CDS encoding LytR/AlgR family response regulator transcription factor, with protein MISVLIADDEQPAIDELAFLLRQDPRVGVIHVASSGSEAIRLLTREPVDAAFLDIHMPGLNGFDLARALQRFERAPALVFVTADEEGALEAFDLAAVDYLLKPVRTERLQRSVSRIVENLRAGATAEPAPPRQPETIAVTLGGTTRMIRRDDVRYVQAQGDYARLHTEEASYLVRVPMADLERQWADAGFVRVHRSYLVALGHVTRVRLGADQASVTVGGAELPVSRRLLPALRERLESTTLRVRP; from the coding sequence GTGATCTCCGTCCTCATCGCCGACGATGAGCAACCCGCGATCGACGAGCTGGCCTTCCTGCTCCGGCAGGATCCACGCGTCGGCGTCATCCACGTCGCGTCCTCGGGCTCCGAGGCGATCCGGCTGCTCACGCGCGAGCCCGTCGACGCGGCCTTCCTCGACATCCACATGCCGGGTCTCAACGGCTTCGATCTCGCCCGCGCGTTGCAGCGCTTCGAGCGCGCGCCCGCGCTCGTGTTCGTCACGGCCGACGAAGAGGGCGCCCTCGAGGCCTTCGATCTCGCAGCGGTCGACTACCTGTTGAAGCCGGTGCGCACCGAGCGTCTCCAGCGATCGGTGTCCCGCATCGTCGAGAACCTGCGTGCCGGCGCGACCGCCGAGCCGGCGCCGCCGCGGCAGCCCGAGACCATCGCCGTGACCCTCGGCGGCACGACACGCATGATCCGCCGGGACGACGTGCGGTATGTGCAGGCGCAGGGCGACTACGCCCGCCTGCACACCGAGGAGGCGAGCTACCTCGTGCGCGTGCCCATGGCCGACCTCGAACGGCAGTGGGCCGACGCGGGGTTCGTGCGCGTGCACCGCTCCTACCTCGTCGCGCTCGGGCACGTTACCCGCGTGCGGCTCGGGGCCGACCAGGCGAGCGTGACCGTCGGCGGCGCCGAGCTGCCGGTGAGCCGCCGGCTGCTGCCCGCCCTGCGCGAGCGGCTGGAGTCGACGACGCTTCGGGTGCGGCCGTGA
- a CDS encoding solute symporter family protein, producing MLRFEQAAATAPGEPWLNIAIFGAFVAITMVIVFRASRNNKTAADYYAAGRSFTGGQNGSAIAGDYLSAASFLGIVGAIALTGYDGFLYSIGFLVAWLVALLLVAELLRNTGKFTMADVLSFRLKQKPVRIAAATTTLVVCFFYLLAQMAGAGGLVSLLLGIGDQLGQALVITVVGALMILYVLIGGMKGTTWVQIIKAVLLIAGAGAMTIWVLAVNGFDFSALLDKAVAVAENPAILDPGLKYGVSEIAKVDFVSLGLALVLGTAALPHVLMRFYTVPTAKEARKSVVWAIWLIGIFYVFTLVLGYGAAALVGPAVISAAPGGPNSAAPLLAFELGGPLLLGLISAIAFATILAVVAGLTITAAASFAHDIYASVVKKGKPEPGAEVKVARRTVVIIGVVAIVGGIGANGQNVAFLVALAFAVAASANLPTIVYSLFWKRFTTRGALWSMYGGLISAIVLIVFSPVVSGSEASMLKTDAIDFAIFPLSNPGIVSIPLAFFLGWLGTVLSKEKEDPAKQSEMEVRSLTGVGAEGATQH from the coding sequence ATGCTGCGATTCGAACAGGCCGCGGCGACCGCGCCCGGCGAGCCCTGGCTCAATATCGCGATCTTCGGTGCGTTCGTCGCGATCACGATGGTCATCGTGTTCCGGGCGAGCCGCAACAACAAGACCGCCGCCGACTACTACGCCGCGGGCCGGTCGTTCACGGGCGGCCAGAACGGGTCGGCCATCGCGGGCGACTACCTCTCGGCCGCCTCCTTCCTCGGCATCGTCGGCGCGATCGCGCTGACCGGATACGACGGGTTCCTCTACTCGATCGGCTTCCTCGTGGCCTGGCTCGTGGCGCTGCTGCTCGTCGCCGAGCTGCTGCGCAACACCGGCAAGTTCACGATGGCCGACGTCCTGAGCTTCCGGCTCAAGCAGAAGCCCGTGCGTATCGCGGCGGCGACCACCACGCTCGTCGTCTGCTTCTTCTACCTGCTCGCGCAGATGGCGGGAGCCGGCGGTCTCGTGTCGCTGCTGCTCGGCATCGGCGACCAGCTCGGCCAGGCGCTCGTGATCACGGTCGTCGGCGCGCTCATGATCCTCTACGTGCTGATCGGCGGCATGAAGGGCACGACCTGGGTGCAGATCATCAAAGCCGTGCTGCTCATCGCGGGCGCCGGCGCGATGACGATCTGGGTGCTCGCCGTGAACGGATTCGACTTCTCGGCGCTGCTCGACAAGGCCGTCGCTGTCGCTGAGAACCCGGCGATCCTCGACCCGGGCCTGAAGTACGGCGTCTCGGAGATCGCGAAGGTCGACTTCGTGTCGCTCGGGCTCGCGCTCGTGCTGGGCACGGCTGCGCTGCCGCACGTGCTCATGCGGTTCTACACGGTGCCCACCGCGAAGGAGGCTCGCAAGTCGGTCGTGTGGGCGATCTGGCTGATCGGCATCTTCTACGTGTTCACGCTCGTGCTGGGCTACGGCGCGGCTGCGCTCGTGGGGCCCGCGGTCATCTCCGCTGCGCCCGGCGGCCCGAACTCGGCGGCGCCGCTGCTCGCGTTCGAGCTCGGCGGTCCGCTGCTGCTCGGGTTGATCTCGGCGATCGCGTTCGCGACGATCCTCGCGGTGGTGGCCGGTCTCACCATCACCGCGGCGGCGAGCTTCGCGCACGACATCTACGCGTCGGTGGTGAAGAAGGGCAAGCCCGAGCCGGGTGCCGAGGTGAAGGTCGCGCGCCGCACGGTCGTGATCATCGGCGTCGTCGCGATCGTCGGCGGCATCGGCGCGAACGGGCAGAACGTCGCGTTCCTCGTCGCCCTCGCGTTCGCGGTGGCCGCGTCGGCGAACCTGCCGACGATCGTGTACTCGCTGTTCTGGAAGCGGTTCACGACGCGGGGCGCGCTGTGGAGCATGTACGGCGGGCTGATCTCGGCGATCGTGCTGATCGTGTTCTCGCCCGTCGTGTCGGGGTCGGAGGCGTCGATGCTGAAGACGGACGCGATCGACTTCGCGATCTTCCCGCTGTCGAACCCGGGCATCGTGTCGATTCCGCTGGCGTTCTTCCTCGGCTGGCTCGGCACCGTGCTGTCGAAGGAGAAGGAGGACCCCGCGAAGCAGTCCGAGATGGAGGTGCGCTCGCTCACGGGCGTCGGCGCCGAGGGCGCGACGCAGCACTAG
- a CDS encoding sodium/solute symporter, whose product MNPVIGYTAIALVAVASALIGFYGLRVSRTTGDFYVASRTVRPWWNASAIGGEYLSAASFLGVAGLILLTGAGGLWFPIGYTAGYLMLLLFVAAPLRRSGAYTVPDFTEARLDSVAVRRVTSTLVIVIGWFYIVPQLQGAALTVRITTGLPSWVGSLAVAVIVAAVVAMGGMRSITFVQAFQFWLKLTALAVPVVVVLLVIGGGEPRPELAQDAAFPASAGPGSLDAYRTISLMVALLLGTLGLPHVLVRFYTNPDGPAARRTTLIVLGLLSVFYLFPTAFGLLGRAFAPDLAVPGEADALILVLPDRLVPGPVGQLLTALVIAGAFAAFLSTSSGLVVSLAGVISQDLMGGSVRGFRVAAVISSLVPLGVALLTEPAGLAGSVGLVFAFTASTLCPVLLLGIWWRGLTARGAIWGMVSGALLSGIAILAVPAVAAAAPGLSPFVEQPAAWTVPIAIAVTVLVSRLDRGRVPRGADAFLARLHVPER is encoded by the coding sequence GTGAACCCGGTCATCGGCTACACCGCGATCGCGCTCGTCGCGGTGGCCTCCGCGCTGATCGGGTTCTACGGGCTTCGCGTATCGCGCACCACCGGCGACTTCTACGTCGCGAGCCGCACGGTGCGTCCGTGGTGGAACGCATCCGCGATCGGCGGCGAGTACCTGTCGGCGGCCTCGTTCCTCGGCGTCGCCGGGCTGATCCTGCTGACGGGCGCGGGCGGGCTGTGGTTCCCGATCGGGTACACGGCCGGATACCTCATGCTGCTGCTCTTCGTCGCGGCACCGCTGCGACGATCCGGGGCGTACACCGTGCCCGACTTCACCGAGGCGCGCCTCGACTCGGTCGCGGTGCGGCGGGTCACGAGCACGCTGGTCATCGTGATCGGCTGGTTCTACATCGTGCCCCAGCTGCAGGGTGCGGCCCTCACCGTGCGGATCACGACCGGCCTGCCATCCTGGGTGGGTTCGCTCGCCGTGGCGGTCATCGTCGCCGCCGTGGTCGCGATGGGCGGCATGCGCTCGATCACGTTCGTGCAGGCGTTCCAGTTCTGGCTGAAGCTCACCGCGCTCGCCGTGCCCGTCGTCGTGGTGCTGCTCGTCATCGGGGGCGGCGAGCCGCGGCCCGAGCTCGCGCAGGATGCCGCGTTCCCCGCGTCGGCCGGGCCGGGGTCCCTCGACGCGTACCGCACGATCTCGCTCATGGTGGCGCTGCTGCTCGGCACGCTCGGCCTGCCGCACGTGCTCGTGCGGTTCTACACCAACCCGGATGGCCCGGCGGCACGACGGACGACCCTCATCGTGCTCGGCCTGCTCTCGGTGTTCTACCTGTTCCCGACCGCGTTCGGTCTGCTCGGGCGAGCGTTCGCGCCCGACCTCGCCGTGCCGGGCGAGGCCGACGCACTCATCCTGGTGCTGCCCGACCGGCTCGTGCCGGGCCCGGTCGGTCAGCTGCTCACCGCACTCGTGATCGCGGGCGCGTTCGCGGCGTTCCTGTCGACCTCGTCAGGACTCGTGGTCTCGCTCGCGGGCGTGATCAGCCAGGACCTGATGGGCGGAAGCGTGCGCGGCTTCCGCGTCGCCGCGGTGATCTCGTCGCTCGTCCCGCTCGGGGTCGCGCTGCTCACCGAGCCCGCCGGCCTCGCCGGGAGCGTCGGTCTCGTATTCGCGTTCACGGCCTCGACGCTCTGCCCCGTGCTGCTGCTCGGCATCTGGTGGCGCGGGCTCACCGCACGCGGAGCGATCTGGGGCATGGTCAGTGGCGCGCTGCTCTCGGGCATCGCGATCCTCGCGGTGCCGGCGGTCGCGGCCGCCGCGCCCGGCCTGTCGCCGTTCGTCGAGCAACCCGCGGCCTGGACCGTGCCGATCGCCATCGCCGTCACGGTCCTCGTCTCCCGCCTCGACCGCGGGCGCGTCCCGCGCGGCGCCGACGCGTTCCTGGCGCGGTTGCACGTGCCGGAGCGGTAA